A window of Hyperolius riggenbachi isolate aHypRig1 chromosome 1, aHypRig1.pri, whole genome shotgun sequence contains these coding sequences:
- the FANCG gene encoding Fanconi anemia group G protein isoform X3, translating into MDVDCEMDIAEDESLLTLWMKENNAIVKRCKDLETSGDAHAVKEKTLECYLDFSHLLQKIQGLPSTTHNLLPLELTVVYNTVIIHINVTSGFLCEHQKQLINALNRVLVSRGQKEMRYTASMELWERVLNLDNSLQINSALNRLAALQGALWLADNHLDNVLDLFYIVTQTPAPSGKKHSLLQLMKAWKVPNDDDEEEEVNILQSASHVRDILYTSAAFMQGLAAMEAEDFTQAVCYLQEAASSLCTSRVLAEIYTCLGCSFYRLAKPQTALQFWKQALGVNFHCLAALYHTSQLYNDMGSMDSELEALTLLYKALETYHLEPSSVKSMFLFRVELILKASVLSCYIHAPTSWEVKYLLANHCLRNKRCLNVLMKIKFDESDVGKAIDHTKDRNVFTILKASAFLGRSQQLLEIGDSKSALINVRFALQVIQGFPDAVLFLIGLLWKLERKKEAGMEYRRYKSNKEFLPDQYEAMCRDLPLHLAIRIKKDSLLDKSLIKELEEFLEKEEQTNIGGL; encoded by the exons GATTTAGAAACATCTGGAGATGCCCATGCTGTGAAGGAGAAAACACTGGAATGTTATTTAGACTTTTCCCACTTGCTTCAAAAAATACAAG GCTTGCCTTCCACAACCCACAATCTCCTGCCCTTAGAGCTGACGGTAGTATACAACACTGTGATCATTCATATCAATGTCACCAGTGGAtttctgtgtgaacatcagaaacAGTTGATTAATGCCCTGAACAGAG TGCTTGTATCCAGAGGCCAGAAGGAGATGAGATACACAGCCAGCATGGAGCTGTGGGAGAGAGTGCTCAATCTGGACAATTCCCTGCAAATCAATTCTGCTCTAAACAGATTGGCTGCGTTGCAGGGTGCGCTGTGGCTGGCAGACAATCATCTGGACAATGTTTTGGACTTATTTTACATTGTTACCCAG ACTCCTGCTCCGTCAGGGAAAAAACACAGCTTGCTGCAGTTGATGAAAGCATGGAAGGTCcctaatgatgatgatgaggaggaggaggtgaacATTCTGCAGAGTGCCAGCCATGTTAGAGACATTCTCTATACCTCTGCGGCTTTTATGCAAG GGCTGGCTGCAATGGAGGCTGAGGATTTCACCCAGGCAGTATGTTATTTACAGGAAGCCGCCAGCAGCTTGTGTACGAGCAGAGTGCTAGCAGAGATCTACACCTGCCTTGGCTGTTCCTTCTACAGGCTG GCAAAGCCACAGACAGCCCTACAGTTCTGGAAGCAGGCCCTGGGTGTAAACTTTCATTGTCTCGCAGCCCTGTACCACACATCCCAGCTGTACAATGACATGGGTAGCATGGATTCTGAACTAGAGGCTCTCACCCTTCTTTATAAG GCACTAGAAACCTATCATCTGGAACCCAGCTCAGTGAAAAGCATGTTTCTCTTCAGAGTGGAACTTATCCTAAAGGCTTCAGTTCTAAGCTGCTACATCCATGCACCAACCTCCTGGGAGGTGAAATATCTCTTAGCAAATCACTGTCTCAGAAATAAAAG GTGTTTAAACGTGCTGATGAAAATTAAATTTGATGAGTCAG ATGTTGGAAAGGCCATTGATCACACCAAAGACCGTAATGTTTTCACAATTCTGAAAGCATCAGCCTTTCTGGGCAGAAGTCAGCAGTTATTAGAGATTGGGGATTCAAAGAGCGCCCTTATAAATGTGAGATTTGCCCTTCAGGTGATACAAG GATTTCCTGATGCAGTCCTCTTTCTAATTGGATTGTTGTGGAAACTGGAGCGTAAGAAAGAAGCTGGCATGGAGTATAGAAGGTATAAAAGCAATAAAGAATTCCTGCCTGATCAGTATGAGGCAATGTGTAG GGATCTACCACTGCACTTGGCTATACGCATCAAAAAAGACTCCTTGCTGGACAAGTCATTGATTAAAGAATTGGAAGAATTTTTGGAAAAGGAAGAGCAAACAAATATTGGTGGCTTATGA
- the FANCG gene encoding Fanconi anemia group G protein isoform X1, with product MDVDCEMDIAEDESLLTLWMKENNAIVKRCKDLETSGDAHAVKEKTLECYLDFSHLLQKIQGLPSTTHNLLPLELTVVYNTVIIHINVTSGFLCEHQKQLINALNRVLVSRGQKEMRYTASMELWERVLNLDNSLQINSALNRLAALQGALWLADNHLDNVLDLFYIVTQTPAPSGKKHSLLQLMKAWKVPNDDDEEEEVNILQSASHVRDILYTSAAFMQGLAAMEAEDFTQAVCYLQEAASSLCTSRVLAEIYTCLGCSFYRLAKPQTALQFWKQALGVNFHCLAALYHTSQLYNDMGSMDSELEALTLLYKALETYHLEPSSVKSMFLFRVELILKASVLSCYIHAPTSWEVKYLLANHCLRNKSVELATEHYMDLMDALLNESQPESPYTSPAPLPRMPLIFLEAASALLERDEFQDAITVCEEILGKLSHITSGITSIVEGETSHDMDSSTEQLNCVLWASTAHFFQGEAQGKLGNCKESVAEYTRCLNVLMKIKFDESDVGKAIDHTKDRNVFTILKASAFLGRSQQLLEIGDSKSALINVRFALQVIQGFPDAVLFLIGLLWKLERKKEAGMEYRRYKSNKEFLPDQYEAMCRDLPLHLAIRIKKDSLLDKSLIKELEEFLEKEEQTNIGGL from the exons GATTTAGAAACATCTGGAGATGCCCATGCTGTGAAGGAGAAAACACTGGAATGTTATTTAGACTTTTCCCACTTGCTTCAAAAAATACAAG GCTTGCCTTCCACAACCCACAATCTCCTGCCCTTAGAGCTGACGGTAGTATACAACACTGTGATCATTCATATCAATGTCACCAGTGGAtttctgtgtgaacatcagaaacAGTTGATTAATGCCCTGAACAGAG TGCTTGTATCCAGAGGCCAGAAGGAGATGAGATACACAGCCAGCATGGAGCTGTGGGAGAGAGTGCTCAATCTGGACAATTCCCTGCAAATCAATTCTGCTCTAAACAGATTGGCTGCGTTGCAGGGTGCGCTGTGGCTGGCAGACAATCATCTGGACAATGTTTTGGACTTATTTTACATTGTTACCCAG ACTCCTGCTCCGTCAGGGAAAAAACACAGCTTGCTGCAGTTGATGAAAGCATGGAAGGTCcctaatgatgatgatgaggaggaggaggtgaacATTCTGCAGAGTGCCAGCCATGTTAGAGACATTCTCTATACCTCTGCGGCTTTTATGCAAG GGCTGGCTGCAATGGAGGCTGAGGATTTCACCCAGGCAGTATGTTATTTACAGGAAGCCGCCAGCAGCTTGTGTACGAGCAGAGTGCTAGCAGAGATCTACACCTGCCTTGGCTGTTCCTTCTACAGGCTG GCAAAGCCACAGACAGCCCTACAGTTCTGGAAGCAGGCCCTGGGTGTAAACTTTCATTGTCTCGCAGCCCTGTACCACACATCCCAGCTGTACAATGACATGGGTAGCATGGATTCTGAACTAGAGGCTCTCACCCTTCTTTATAAG GCACTAGAAACCTATCATCTGGAACCCAGCTCAGTGAAAAGCATGTTTCTCTTCAGAGTGGAACTTATCCTAAAGGCTTCAGTTCTAAGCTGCTACATCCATGCACCAACCTCCTGGGAGGTGAAATATCTCTTAGCAAATCACTGTCTCAGAAATAAAAG TGTTGAACTAGCAACAGAGCATTACATGGATCTCATGGATGCGCTACTCAATGAATCTCAACCAGAA AGTCCATACACCAGCCCTGCTCCTCTACCTAGAATGCCACTCATTTTTCTGGAGGCAGCATCCGCTCTTCTAGAAAGGGACGAGTTTCAGGATGCTATCACAGTGTGTGAAGAAATATTGGGGAAACTCAGCCATATCACATCTGGCATTACAAGCATAGTAGAAGGAGAGACCAGTCATGACATGGACTCCAGCACCGAACAGCTGAACTGTGTCTTGTGGGCATCCACAGCACATTTCTTTCAGGGAGAAGCCCAGGGGAAGCTCGGTAACTGCAAAGAGTCGGTTGCTGAATACACAAG GTGTTTAAACGTGCTGATGAAAATTAAATTTGATGAGTCAG ATGTTGGAAAGGCCATTGATCACACCAAAGACCGTAATGTTTTCACAATTCTGAAAGCATCAGCCTTTCTGGGCAGAAGTCAGCAGTTATTAGAGATTGGGGATTCAAAGAGCGCCCTTATAAATGTGAGATTTGCCCTTCAGGTGATACAAG GATTTCCTGATGCAGTCCTCTTTCTAATTGGATTGTTGTGGAAACTGGAGCGTAAGAAAGAAGCTGGCATGGAGTATAGAAGGTATAAAAGCAATAAAGAATTCCTGCCTGATCAGTATGAGGCAATGTGTAG GGATCTACCACTGCACTTGGCTATACGCATCAAAAAAGACTCCTTGCTGGACAAGTCATTGATTAAAGAATTGGAAGAATTTTTGGAAAAGGAAGAGCAAACAAATATTGGTGGCTTATGA
- the FANCG gene encoding Fanconi anemia group G protein isoform X2: MDVDCEMDIAEDESLLTLWMKENNAIVKRCKDLETSGDAHAVKEKTLECYLDFSHLLQKIQGLPSTTHNLLPLELTVVYNTVIIHINVTSGFLCEHQKQLINALNRVLVSRGQKEMRYTASMELWERVLNLDNSLQINSALNRLAALQGALWLADNHLDNVLDLFYIVTQTPAPSGKKHSLLQLMKAWKVPNDDDEEEEVNILQSASHVRDILYTSAAFMQGLAAMEAEDFTQAVCYLQEAASSLCTSRVLAEIYTCLGCSFYRLAKPQTALQFWKQALGVNFHCLAALYHTSQLYNDMGSMDSELEALTLLYKSPYTSPAPLPRMPLIFLEAASALLERDEFQDAITVCEEILGKLSHITSGITSIVEGETSHDMDSSTEQLNCVLWASTAHFFQGEAQGKLGNCKESVAEYTRCLNVLMKIKFDESDVGKAIDHTKDRNVFTILKASAFLGRSQQLLEIGDSKSALINVRFALQVIQGFPDAVLFLIGLLWKLERKKEAGMEYRRYKSNKEFLPDQYEAMCRDLPLHLAIRIKKDSLLDKSLIKELEEFLEKEEQTNIGGL; encoded by the exons GATTTAGAAACATCTGGAGATGCCCATGCTGTGAAGGAGAAAACACTGGAATGTTATTTAGACTTTTCCCACTTGCTTCAAAAAATACAAG GCTTGCCTTCCACAACCCACAATCTCCTGCCCTTAGAGCTGACGGTAGTATACAACACTGTGATCATTCATATCAATGTCACCAGTGGAtttctgtgtgaacatcagaaacAGTTGATTAATGCCCTGAACAGAG TGCTTGTATCCAGAGGCCAGAAGGAGATGAGATACACAGCCAGCATGGAGCTGTGGGAGAGAGTGCTCAATCTGGACAATTCCCTGCAAATCAATTCTGCTCTAAACAGATTGGCTGCGTTGCAGGGTGCGCTGTGGCTGGCAGACAATCATCTGGACAATGTTTTGGACTTATTTTACATTGTTACCCAG ACTCCTGCTCCGTCAGGGAAAAAACACAGCTTGCTGCAGTTGATGAAAGCATGGAAGGTCcctaatgatgatgatgaggaggaggaggtgaacATTCTGCAGAGTGCCAGCCATGTTAGAGACATTCTCTATACCTCTGCGGCTTTTATGCAAG GGCTGGCTGCAATGGAGGCTGAGGATTTCACCCAGGCAGTATGTTATTTACAGGAAGCCGCCAGCAGCTTGTGTACGAGCAGAGTGCTAGCAGAGATCTACACCTGCCTTGGCTGTTCCTTCTACAGGCTG GCAAAGCCACAGACAGCCCTACAGTTCTGGAAGCAGGCCCTGGGTGTAAACTTTCATTGTCTCGCAGCCCTGTACCACACATCCCAGCTGTACAATGACATGGGTAGCATGGATTCTGAACTAGAGGCTCTCACCCTTCTTTATAAG AGTCCATACACCAGCCCTGCTCCTCTACCTAGAATGCCACTCATTTTTCTGGAGGCAGCATCCGCTCTTCTAGAAAGGGACGAGTTTCAGGATGCTATCACAGTGTGTGAAGAAATATTGGGGAAACTCAGCCATATCACATCTGGCATTACAAGCATAGTAGAAGGAGAGACCAGTCATGACATGGACTCCAGCACCGAACAGCTGAACTGTGTCTTGTGGGCATCCACAGCACATTTCTTTCAGGGAGAAGCCCAGGGGAAGCTCGGTAACTGCAAAGAGTCGGTTGCTGAATACACAAG GTGTTTAAACGTGCTGATGAAAATTAAATTTGATGAGTCAG ATGTTGGAAAGGCCATTGATCACACCAAAGACCGTAATGTTTTCACAATTCTGAAAGCATCAGCCTTTCTGGGCAGAAGTCAGCAGTTATTAGAGATTGGGGATTCAAAGAGCGCCCTTATAAATGTGAGATTTGCCCTTCAGGTGATACAAG GATTTCCTGATGCAGTCCTCTTTCTAATTGGATTGTTGTGGAAACTGGAGCGTAAGAAAGAAGCTGGCATGGAGTATAGAAGGTATAAAAGCAATAAAGAATTCCTGCCTGATCAGTATGAGGCAATGTGTAG GGATCTACCACTGCACTTGGCTATACGCATCAAAAAAGACTCCTTGCTGGACAAGTCATTGATTAAAGAATTGGAAGAATTTTTGGAAAAGGAAGAGCAAACAAATATTGGTGGCTTATGA